One genomic segment of Natrialbaceae archaeon AArc-T1-2 includes these proteins:
- a CDS encoding winged helix-turn-helix domain-containing protein: MKLRQPTDFLILEALEDKGRNVATNLASHTGKSRKNINTRLPVLEDYGLVRKIGPAERSGLYEITPLGKAALVYRDQYDEVDDFESLIEGPNVSADTAEEQASFARGDEESESGDDE; this comes from the coding sequence GTGAAACTCAGACAGCCAACTGACTTTCTGATCCTCGAGGCACTCGAGGACAAAGGGCGAAACGTCGCGACGAACCTCGCCTCCCACACGGGAAAGAGCCGAAAGAACATCAACACGCGGCTGCCGGTGCTCGAAGATTACGGGCTCGTTCGCAAGATCGGTCCGGCAGAGCGCTCGGGGTTGTACGAGATCACGCCGCTTGGCAAGGCCGCCTTAGTCTATCGGGACCAGTACGACGAGGTCGACGACTTCGAATCGCTCATCGAGGGCCCGAACGTCAGTGCGGATACCGCCGAAGAACAGGCGAGTTTTGCCCGCGGCGACGAGGAGTCCGAATCCGGAGACGACGAGTAA
- a CDS encoding NAD(P)/FAD-dependent oxidoreductase: MHVVVLGAGYAGLTLTRLLEREFPADVEITLVDQSPDHLVQHELHRVIRRPALASDITVSLTDAVDRATVRVARVEDVDTDARTVSLSSGSLTYDVGAICLGAETAFYGLEGVREHATPLKSLDDAKAIRTAALGAFSQPDPRLVVGGGGLSGVQVAGELAALAREEATDASITLLEQYDTVAPTFPANFQRAVRSALEDQGVEVKTGATVTDADASAVGLEGDDRLRYDAFVWTGGIRGPTPLSGDRPTVRGDLRLSDRTFALGDAASVVDAEGQAVPASAQTAVRQARTVAENVSRLVAYDRGGDKDDFEPRLETYTFDSPGWLVSVGDDAVAQLGPTVVTGRAATALKTTVGAGYLSSVGAIRNAVDLVGDELGRT, encoded by the coding sequence ATGCACGTCGTCGTCCTCGGAGCGGGCTACGCCGGCCTGACGCTGACCCGCCTGCTCGAGCGAGAGTTCCCCGCCGACGTCGAGATCACGCTCGTCGACCAGTCGCCGGACCACCTCGTCCAACACGAACTCCACCGCGTGATTCGCCGGCCGGCGCTGGCGTCCGACATTACCGTCTCCCTGACGGACGCAGTCGACCGAGCGACCGTCCGCGTCGCCCGCGTCGAGGATGTCGACACCGACGCCCGGACCGTCTCGCTTTCGTCCGGTTCGCTCACCTACGACGTCGGTGCGATCTGTCTCGGCGCGGAGACGGCCTTCTACGGTCTCGAGGGCGTTCGCGAGCACGCGACGCCGCTGAAGAGCCTGGACGACGCCAAGGCGATCCGGACGGCCGCTCTCGGGGCGTTCTCACAGCCGGATCCGCGACTGGTCGTCGGCGGGGGCGGCCTCTCGGGGGTCCAGGTCGCGGGCGAACTCGCGGCACTCGCCCGCGAAGAAGCGACGGACGCGTCGATCACGCTTCTCGAGCAGTACGATACGGTGGCCCCGACCTTCCCGGCGAACTTTCAGCGGGCCGTCCGCTCGGCGCTCGAGGATCAGGGTGTCGAAGTCAAGACGGGCGCGACCGTGACCGATGCCGACGCGTCCGCCGTCGGCCTCGAGGGTGACGATCGGCTCCGATACGACGCGTTCGTCTGGACGGGCGGTATCCGGGGGCCGACGCCGCTTTCGGGGGATCGACCGACGGTCAGAGGGGATCTCCGGCTGTCCGATCGCACCTTCGCGCTCGGAGACGCTGCAAGCGTCGTCGACGCCGAGGGCCAGGCCGTCCCTGCGAGCGCCCAGACGGCGGTCCGGCAGGCACGAACCGTCGCCGAGAACGTCTCGCGGCTGGTCGCATACGACCGCGGCGGAGACAAAGACGACTTCGAACCCCGACTCGAGACGTACACGTTCGACTCCCCGGGCTGGCTGGTGAGCGTGGGTGACGATGCCGTTGCACAGCTCGGACCGACGGTGGTCACCGGTCGGGCCGCGACGGCGCTGAAGACGACCGTCGGCGCCGGCTATCTCTCGTCGGTCGGCGCGATCCGAAACGCCGTCGACCTCGTCGGGGACGAACTCGGACGAACGTAA